The following nucleotide sequence is from Sparus aurata chromosome 22, fSpaAur1.1, whole genome shotgun sequence.
TAAATGATAGCAATAAATgcttgaagtgtttttttttctttctatttttaaatCTATGTAGTTATTTTTCCAtgtatgtagtttttgtgtcggctgaggtagaaaaaaaaaatccgtgAAAAACTGCACTTTAATTCAGccaagaaataaaaacactttaaaaatgaGACAGTCCGCTCTTTCATGAGTCAGTTCAAATGTCTTCAGAGTTTTTTCCTGCCTTTGTCTCTGAGGCTGAAGGACACAGATACCCGTGAGGAGGCAGTGAATGTGGGTCTGCAGGGAAGGTATGGAAGGGGTGCGGCACCCTGACCTCCGCCTCCCTCCTCGTCATCCTCGCTCCTCCACTCCttcgtctcctcctctctgatcaGTAGGGGGGATCCCAGAGTTTGTTCAAGGAGCTGACTGACTTCACAGGCCTTCTGCTGGGCATTTTCCACCGCTGACACGCACGCACGCCGCCTAGAgcgcaaacaaacacacgctaGTTACAATTCCTGCATTCGTCAAGAAAAAGgaagtctttttttgtgtgatgtgCGTGTTTTTCATACCTCAGTCTACTCAGGCACTCAGCACTGTGGTAAAACTGCGGGGttcccacacaaacactcttgTCCAGCTTCTCCAGCAGGACACGACATACTTGCTCCATCTTCTCAAAATCTGAGAAGGTGACAACAACCTGTGGAGAAACGGTGTTGCACCATCATATTAAGCTCAATACCCAGGTATGCTGTCAGTCAGTTAAATAGCATAATGACACATTTGAGACATTAGAGTTTGTAATAATACTCCACCTCTGCATCCATGCGATACTGCTCTGCCTCTCGATGGAGAAACCTCCTCACTGAGGCGTCTTTGTCACTGACGCCATGCTGTCTGAGCAGAgtggatgaaagaaaaaatgacaTTCCTTGCAATCGAGTTGAAATGACCTCACGCACCTTGAAATCAACATATTTGAATTCCACACATAATAAGCAGTGAGCATACATAGAAAAATAACATCTTCCTTCCACATTTGGTTTATCAATAACAACAATTACTCTGGTACATGTTCAATCCAGCACTTTTGAGTTCTATTACATTAGTGTTTCTATTgaatgctactttatacttacaTTCCCATGAAAATCCAAAATAAGAGTTGTGTCTTGTCTCATTAAGTAACAAAATTCAGCATAGGTTttgagtcactgggtcacatgacatggaagctattaaCAAATAACTGCTGAATTTTCattataaatattcatataaaatagaagaagcagtaaaatgtaataaaaaatacatgtgtcttatttttcccattcattAAAACAATTCggcattggtttggagtcactgggtcacattacatggaagctattgaaaataactgctgaattttcattataaatattcatataaaattttaaaaaaaagcagtaaaatgcaataaaaagacGTGTGTCTTATTTGTCCCATTCATTAAAACAATTCGGCATTGGTTTGGAGTATAAGacagtaaatgtttttaaaaaaaaatgtaatcataatTTTCACAAATATCAGGTcagcactaaaaaaaaaaaacattcctccGGAGGTTCTGGGAGGCAGCTAACCGTCCTTCTGCTGCCAACACGGGGTGAAACTGAGGAAGAGGCGCCGCTGGGAGTCTCCGGGGTGGATGTCACGGTCTCCACCTCTGACTTCTGCTTGTTTCATGGATACGACTTTGTTTAATGTCACTAAAACTCACACAGCTTGACAGTAGCCTTTGCTTTTACTCGTCAGTCTGTTGATAGCTCTGTACTCAGCGAACAGCACTTGTTAGTAACGTACGCAGCTTCTGCCTGACTACaaacagctagctagcttaaaGTTTAGCGCCTCACTATAAACTACTGTTGAACTCGTTTTAAGTTGAACTGTTGAAtgtctttatgtgtgttttcacctgacagcttgtaaaatgtattcaagtCGCCGTGAAACGCTGTCGGTCGCCTCGTTGACGGACCCTTTGCTGCTGCCCACACTGACCCGCACCGACGCTCGGTCCGCCGGACAGCAAACCTCCGCTGTCCCCGTCACCTGGACCTCCCTCCCCCGGTTACTGTGGCGGTTAGCGGCTCGCACCTCGAGTCCGAGCTCCGCTTCGTTACCGGCTGACTCCCGACCAGCTGCCGGTAGTATAGCAGCGAAGACCCGGCTCTGGTTCTCCATATTGATGGGCACTTAAACCAACTTCCCGCTGCTATGGCAATAAGCGAAATGCTCGACGGGACTTGTAGTCTACTTCCGTCAAAACACTACAAACAGTGTGTTGCCAGATCCTGCCTCTCTGAAAGAAGGTAGATCTGTGAGAGGATTTTTTGGAATAAAAACCtctgtgttaaaaaaacataaatcttataacacaaaaataattgtcttaaaGTGAAAGTCTCGCCAAAATACAACCTAGGTTTCATtcttttgtgaatgtatatgagtcaaaccttctaGTACAGGCATTATACGACATAAAGCCCACACAAATTGCAACAGAAACTCTTTCAGTTGTTCTAGTCTCATGATTGTGTCATGTATAATATACCAAAAGTCCTAAGACATCCAAGTGCTGGAAAGTattgaaaaatactgaaattgGGGATGCCTCAATTTCCCATAACTGCCCATGTTAAAAAATAGATTTATGCATGTCTTCTTGACTGATGTCCACACAAAGGGTTCAATACTGTCCACAATCAACCAGAAACTGTGTTTTAGCTTTCATAAGTGGGTATCTCTTTGGAACCTTTGATTCTTATCAACTGTAACTGTCAGGTAAATTTACTATGGTCCACACAAGTACCTCAGAACATTTTTGATGTCATCAAATTGATCTATTCCACAACACATTTGCACATTCATGATTATTGTGTGAAAGagtatgttattattatcatgtacCATCAAATTAGCCTACTTTATagttagctaacagtagctagctaacattactgtagctagctaactgtATATGGTTGTGTTGTTGACAATCGTTTAGCTTGATGTGCGTAACATGGAGACAGACTCTtattcgtgtaaaagcataagatgacagaggcacttttaagatttactgtattttcattttcaggtctaactcattttcaatgggagtgctacggcacttttacgatagcatcaaaatctctatttttaaaactctaagaaggctcgacacaacatgaaactttgcccGTAGTATCACccgggtctctacacatgaacacgagcattgagaacattgtttgtgtacacagtttgctgaaaagaacatttttctaacaactcatgttagcagtagcttccGCTCGCCGCAGTCATGGCAGAGGAGAattatcgatctcagaatgcaacgtaactttgaggagagtttttttttaatattgtttcttatatgaggctcctttttcaacttcaaggtcaatatagtttttcactaacgacaaaacaatgaattatctgtgcatttatatggagctaagctttaggagcgttccaccttaaccgTCGTCCATGTTACATCCCATTCTGAGAttgatacttctcggctgccatgacggtgGCGTGTGGagaaaacatctgctaacgtgagttgttcaaaaactttttttttagtaaactctgcgtacacaaacaatgttctcaatgcttgtgttcatgtgtagagaccctggtgatactacgggcaaagtttcatgttgtgacgagccttcttagtgtattaaaaatagacattttgatgctatcgtaaaagtgccccttgcactgagaaaatgagctgaaaacgaaaatacggtcaatcttaaaagtgcttcttttgtcgtaattatgcttttacacgaaggtttgactcatatacattcacaaaaaaagcctaggttgcattttggcgagagtttcgctttaatgtAACTCTAAACATCCCCAAAACTCACAAAACACAAGACCTCTGTACTGTAGGACGTTTTTGAGTATTCATGAGTTTCAAATGTAGTCCTACACCTGCCATGTTGGGGACCTACACAGGTGTTTCAATTTGAGTTGTGTTTCTGATTGGCATAGAACTAATTAATTAGTTTGAAACACCTGTGGGTCCCCAACATGGCAGGTATATGACTACATTTGAAACACATTCTGCGTGACGTTTTTCCAACTTGTGATCACGTGATCTGCGTCCGCTTCATCGCACCTGTAATTGGTTCTCTTAATGAGTTCTCAGGGCGCATGCGTGAACGTCAATCGGTTAGCCTAATGTAAAACGCTATAAGTTATCAATTTACTTTAATTCCTCCCAGAGTTGAATTTTGTGATAAGTTGCCCGATTTAGTGCTTTTCACATTGTTCGTTTCAAGCCCACTGAATTACAACATAAGCTTAGCAGAGAATGATAGCATAgcattatgctaattttcacaCAGCATAACAAAGTAGTTAAAGTTAGCTTACTTTTCTGTCTTGAGTTAGCCTGGCCGAAACTTCTGCTCGCCGACCCTAAACATGGAATTCCAGGTaaatttaaaaaggttttaatgAGTTATTTATTCAATAATTTAATTAGTTAGTGGCTCGTTTAAAGGTATCAGTGctcaactgtttttgtttttgatgtttaCCCAGCTGCTAGCTTAAAATAATTTCTGACAGGCTTTGGAGAGAAGACTGACAGGCGTCCTGCAGGTATGT
It contains:
- the irak1bp1 gene encoding interleukin-1 receptor-associated kinase 1-binding protein 1 homolog yields the protein MENQSRVFAAILPAAGRESAGNEAELGLEVRAANRHSNRGREVQVTGTAEVCCPADRASVRVSVGSSKGSVNEATDSVSRRLEYILQAVRQHGVSDKDASVRRFLHREAEQYRMDAEVVVTFSDFEKMEQVCRVLLEKLDKSVCVGTPQFYHSAECLSRLRRRACVSAVENAQQKACEVSQLLEQTLGSPLLIREEETKEWRSEDDEEGGGGQGAAPLPYLPCRPTFTASSRVSVSFSLRDKGRKKL